The Candidatus Zixiibacteriota bacterium genome includes a window with the following:
- a CDS encoding flagellar motor protein MotB — protein sequence MSETEQQPIIIKRKKGGHGGHHGGSWKVAFADFMTSLMAFFLVMWLVGQKQEVRDAVAGYFRDPGKFQEQGGAGMLKGGRSVLPTDGPTSGLQQKAPDRSGGGGPTELEKQEMAQAAQKIMDELRKQEAFKRLRDNIRFQLTTEGLRIILNESEDSPAFFEPGSAKLLQKSAIILITIARELGRLPNRLVIEGHTDASYGGDGIYTNWELSADRANSARALMEVSGLYKGQVRQVRGYADEVPMIKDNPNDARNRRVTIIVLYHWTESRYDELEVGSDLMMELQ from the coding sequence GTGAGCGAAACCGAACAACAACCAATTATCATAAAACGCAAGAAGGGCGGCCACGGCGGTCATCACGGCGGTTCCTGGAAGGTAGCTTTTGCCGACTTCATGACCTCGCTCATGGCCTTCTTTCTGGTAATGTGGCTGGTTGGCCAGAAACAGGAAGTCCGAGACGCCGTTGCCGGTTATTTCCGTGACCCCGGCAAATTCCAGGAACAGGGAGGCGCCGGTATGCTAAAAGGCGGGCGTTCGGTCCTGCCGACGGATGGCCCCACTTCGGGTTTGCAACAAAAAGCCCCGGATCGTTCAGGCGGAGGCGGACCGACAGAACTGGAAAAACAGGAAATGGCTCAGGCGGCTCAGAAAATTATGGACGAACTCCGCAAGCAGGAGGCCTTCAAGCGGTTACGTGACAATATCCGCTTCCAGCTCACCACTGAGGGCTTGCGCATTATTCTGAATGAATCCGAGGATTCTCCCGCTTTCTTCGAACCCGGCTCGGCTAAGTTGCTACAGAAGTCAGCCATTATTCTTATCACCATTGCTCGTGAGTTGGGTCGGCTTCCCAACCGACTGGTTATCGAGGGGCATACCGATGCCTCCTACGGCGGCGATGGAATCTACACCAATTGGGAACTGAGCGCCGACCGCGCCAATTCAGCCCGGGCGTTGATGGAGGTCTCCGGCCTTTACAAAGGCCAGGTGCGACAGGTGCGCGGCTATGCCGATGAAGTCCCGATGATCAAGGACAATCCTAACGATGCCCGAAATCGGCGCGTTACCATTATTGTGTTATATCATTGGACGGAGTCTCGTTATGACGAACTCGAGGTTGGCTCTGACCTCATGATGGAACTCCAATAG
- a CDS encoding PAS domain S-box protein, producing MLTPLVAVLAFLICAFFYFSYQYQSDAVHGQLDMRLQSVQRTFLGSSRYHARQVHQAVETILMNDFVAQRWCAKDTTSIKARLNEYFSILTKDLGAEELYFSDTAGNIILRWQTYDNPEVSGQCLTMVSAMRQKMGVEGLELDEDGRLKMCVVHPWEYEGRLIGYIQIECGTEWILKEIAGQLNIELAVLIKREQVDPALWTEALHSTHRLVGPGNNPDYLLLASTIDNLPADAWRALLSHSGINKNSNSDTHFFGIGKREMSARLTKLLDSSGQPIGEVAVMYDYTEQWDRLMVDLRWLILVSLATGFALFLFIFVLLSRFEKNLSRAQQEVVIATEREIRNQRLYLSQIESEKQTLAESEEALRRSRSEIMELLSNIPANILEIDRDGLVVYANRRLPLVGSREELQGSSFAKLLKEDSGLRFESGLARVFQTNNKTSISVVDSSDVTWHLVMLPLHHAGRFDSIIAVCDNLSEVRAAQERLEWLEHAVTHAHEGVAVADLNGQLLYANNAWLKMHGRDSQNIVGINLSIFHTPRQLIQEVEPFNREVMKHGLLEGDVGHMRNDGTEFPCHMTSVLLTDDAGTPVGFVGLAEDTTEQKQVEAELWESQIRFERLVSNFPGMVYQFKLQRDGTMTFPWVSRGAVDIFGTSANELMDCFDLVRNSIPEDDIEHITTTIKRSAENLSVWEETFRVIVDGRERFMRGLSRPRALINGDVLWDGVMVDVTEQQHNEEKLTRALSQLEAVLDSARQVAIIAVDEQGVITLFNRGAERLLGYDADQLIGHETACLFYDPQELADFIKSVKGSDVTADDPLAPFAGITGSGYHERRWRFFRKDGQAIIVKAVVSQMPVSDHRISGYLLVAVDVSEQVTAEASLEQTNRELQSVDELRKANTVHLTGLIDELRAANRQAEETLKSRSLLLARLSHKIRKPLKAMSRLAERVLETNLTEKASEYVETISEQAERLVTLMTGLLDITSSDSGRSQLEPIEFSLEGILRQAVRSMRRQMKEHHVTVSARMDCELPTAVMGDPDRLLQVLVILLDNAVHHAHDGSVMIEVARECCPGKRPHIRFSITDSGSGFHPSEKGSVFQLLTENEPKYAQQLTGVGLPLAARLVNLLGGEIWVDDSPRDELEQTRGGRVSFTADLLLKIKPEVSLDDKTVPHQTAQLISEKVETIKRLERLLQTWGVTVVRDYAKLSKGNTSTVDSDIVLIDEAMFDSDKLEIHSLLNGLLKFSGTIVLTDDKQYQSRPGLKTKNVLQGKFHRGELYHLVRQVAGWCHKDVDWHPLELDLDKLAQATAPPADETDIEWGRVLIIDRDDADRKAATGLLTRHKFDVTAVSSLADGLKHLSDETVDLVILDIDLARATGPESIEVVRDAAGEEHHPMLVIAAPGIDRMELPQWLSQAIDETLTKPYEPAALISLVKRMIQPGWLSPEQEMNLPSGFDESFLLEQARGDYHIAYELIGTFTRKAREYLAEIERELSSDENERLYALISTLGDEANEIGFYDLSELTENLRKAVMDDDTLTMDESMKRIERLVKKITIHVTTEKTSVS from the coding sequence GTGCTGACACCTTTAGTGGCGGTCCTGGCGTTTCTGATATGCGCCTTCTTCTATTTTTCCTATCAATACCAGAGTGATGCCGTACACGGCCAACTGGATATGCGTCTGCAATCGGTTCAGAGAACGTTTCTTGGATCCAGTCGCTATCATGCACGGCAAGTGCATCAGGCTGTGGAAACTATCCTCATGAACGACTTCGTAGCTCAACGATGGTGTGCAAAGGACACCACCTCGATAAAAGCGAGATTAAACGAGTATTTTTCTATTCTGACCAAGGATCTCGGCGCAGAAGAACTTTATTTTTCCGATACCGCGGGGAACATTATTCTCAGATGGCAAACCTATGATAATCCTGAGGTATCCGGCCAGTGTCTGACCATGGTATCGGCAATGCGTCAAAAGATGGGGGTGGAAGGTCTGGAATTGGATGAAGACGGACGCCTCAAAATGTGTGTCGTACATCCTTGGGAGTATGAGGGACGGCTGATAGGTTATATCCAAATCGAGTGCGGAACCGAATGGATACTCAAGGAAATAGCCGGACAACTCAACATTGAACTGGCGGTGTTGATCAAGAGAGAACAGGTTGATCCGGCTCTCTGGACGGAAGCACTTCATTCCACCCATAGACTTGTCGGACCGGGTAATAATCCTGATTACCTGCTTTTAGCCAGTACCATTGACAATCTTCCGGCTGATGCCTGGCGGGCTCTTCTAAGCCATTCCGGAATAAATAAGAACAGTAATTCAGATACCCATTTCTTCGGGATTGGCAAGCGGGAGATGTCCGCCCGACTCACCAAACTGCTGGACAGCTCGGGGCAACCAATCGGCGAAGTAGCGGTGATGTACGACTACACGGAGCAGTGGGATCGTCTGATGGTCGATCTGCGTTGGTTGATCTTAGTGTCTTTGGCAACCGGTTTTGCCCTGTTCCTGTTCATCTTCGTGTTGCTGTCTCGTTTCGAAAAAAACCTGTCAAGAGCACAACAGGAAGTCGTCATCGCCACCGAGAGGGAAATAAGGAACCAGCGTTTATATTTATCCCAGATCGAGTCCGAAAAACAGACTTTGGCTGAATCCGAAGAGGCACTAAGGAGAAGCCGGTCTGAAATCATGGAGCTTCTATCCAATATCCCGGCCAACATCCTGGAGATTGACCGCGATGGCCTAGTGGTATATGCCAATCGGCGATTGCCGTTAGTCGGTTCCAGAGAAGAACTACAGGGCAGCAGTTTTGCAAAGCTCCTTAAAGAAGATTCCGGACTACGATTCGAAAGCGGGCTCGCCCGGGTTTTTCAAACCAATAATAAGACATCAATTTCCGTAGTTGATAGCAGTGATGTCACCTGGCATCTGGTTATGTTGCCGCTGCATCACGCCGGTCGTTTCGATTCCATCATAGCCGTCTGTGACAACCTGTCGGAAGTACGTGCCGCTCAGGAACGACTCGAATGGCTTGAGCATGCTGTTACCCATGCTCACGAAGGGGTAGCCGTTGCCGACCTGAACGGGCAGCTTCTGTATGCCAATAATGCCTGGCTCAAAATGCACGGACGCGACAGTCAGAACATAGTTGGTATTAATCTATCCATTTTCCACACCCCCCGACAGTTAATACAGGAGGTCGAGCCGTTCAACCGGGAGGTTATGAAACATGGATTGCTGGAAGGTGACGTCGGCCACATGCGAAATGACGGTACGGAATTCCCCTGTCACATGACCTCGGTGTTGCTTACCGATGATGCCGGCACACCGGTCGGTTTTGTCGGACTGGCTGAAGATACAACGGAGCAGAAACAAGTCGAGGCTGAGCTGTGGGAGAGTCAGATTCGTTTCGAACGGCTGGTATCGAATTTCCCGGGCATGGTCTACCAGTTCAAATTGCAACGAGACGGAACCATGACGTTCCCCTGGGTCAGTCGTGGTGCGGTGGATATATTCGGGACGTCGGCAAACGAATTGATGGATTGTTTCGATTTAGTGCGGAACTCAATCCCTGAAGACGACATCGAACATATCACAACGACTATCAAGCGATCGGCGGAGAATCTGAGTGTCTGGGAGGAGACTTTCCGGGTGATCGTGGATGGTCGAGAACGATTCATGCGTGGTTTGTCGCGACCGAGAGCTTTAATCAACGGTGATGTCCTCTGGGACGGGGTCATGGTAGATGTCACTGAACAACAGCATAACGAGGAAAAGCTGACAAGGGCTCTGTCTCAACTTGAAGCGGTTCTTGATTCCGCTCGCCAGGTAGCCATCATTGCTGTTGATGAACAAGGAGTTATTACCCTTTTCAACCGTGGCGCAGAACGGCTGTTGGGATATGATGCCGATCAGTTGATCGGTCATGAAACGGCCTGTTTGTTCTACGATCCCCAGGAACTGGCTGATTTCATCAAGTCGGTTAAAGGGAGTGATGTTACGGCCGATGATCCCCTGGCGCCTTTTGCCGGTATTACCGGATCCGGATATCATGAGCGTCGCTGGAGATTTTTCCGCAAAGACGGACAAGCCATTATAGTCAAGGCCGTAGTCAGCCAAATGCCTGTATCAGATCATCGGATCAGCGGATATCTGCTGGTAGCGGTTGATGTCTCTGAACAGGTCACGGCTGAAGCATCTCTGGAGCAGACGAATCGTGAGCTTCAATCCGTCGATGAATTGAGAAAAGCCAATACGGTCCATCTTACCGGCCTGATTGACGAACTGCGGGCAGCCAACCGGCAGGCGGAGGAAACACTCAAAAGTCGCAGCCTCCTGCTGGCGCGATTGAGTCACAAAATAAGGAAACCGCTGAAGGCGATGTCTCGTCTCGCTGAGCGTGTTCTCGAAACCAACCTCACTGAAAAAGCCTCAGAATATGTGGAGACGATTTCAGAGCAGGCGGAACGTCTCGTTACGTTGATGACCGGTCTGCTGGATATCACCAGTTCCGATTCCGGTCGGAGTCAACTGGAACCGATCGAATTCTCCTTGGAAGGAATCCTGCGTCAAGCTGTGCGCTCGATGCGTCGGCAGATGAAAGAGCACCATGTCACTGTCAGTGCAAGAATGGACTGCGAATTGCCAACGGCGGTGATGGGTGATCCCGACCGACTGCTGCAGGTTCTGGTAATCCTTTTGGATAACGCCGTTCATCACGCTCATGATGGAAGTGTAATGATCGAAGTGGCTCGGGAGTGTTGTCCGGGCAAGCGTCCTCATATTCGGTTCAGCATTACCGATTCCGGATCAGGTTTCCATCCCAGTGAAAAAGGATCGGTCTTTCAATTACTCACTGAAAATGAACCCAAATATGCTCAACAGCTCACCGGGGTAGGATTACCTCTTGCCGCCCGTTTGGTCAACTTGTTGGGGGGAGAAATCTGGGTGGACGACTCTCCCCGGGATGAGTTGGAACAAACCAGAGGAGGACGGGTTAGCTTCACGGCAGATCTGCTCTTGAAAATTAAGCCGGAAGTATCGCTCGACGATAAAACCGTGCCTCATCAAACAGCACAACTCATTTCTGAAAAAGTGGAAACGATAAAGCGTCTTGAGCGACTCCTTCAAACCTGGGGTGTCACGGTTGTACGTGATTACGCCAAACTATCAAAAGGTAATACGTCAACGGTTGATTCGGATATTGTGTTGATTGATGAAGCTATGTTCGATTCAGACAAACTTGAGATTCATAGTCTCCTTAATGGATTACTTAAATTCTCCGGAACTATTGTGCTGACCGATGACAAGCAGTATCAATCGCGCCCCGGTCTGAAGACGAAAAATGTCCTTCAAGGTAAATTTCATCGGGGTGAACTTTATCATTTGGTTCGACAAGTGGCCGGCTGGTGTCACAAGGATGTTGACTGGCATCCGCTCGAACTGGACCTTGACAAACTCGCTCAGGCAACGGCCCCACCGGCGGATGAGACTGACATAGAATGGGGGCGAGTTCTGATCATCGATCGAGACGATGCCGATCGAAAGGCGGCTACCGGTCTTCTGACTCGTCACAAGTTCGATGTCACAGCGGTATCATCGTTAGCGGACGGGCTGAAGCATCTCTCTGATGAGACTGTCGATCTGGTCATACTCGATATTGATCTGGCCCGGGCAACCGGTCCCGAATCGATTGAAGTTGTCCGAGATGCCGCAGGTGAAGAGCATCATCCAATGCTCGTCATTGCTGCCCCGGGAATAGACCGAATGGAGCTTCCGCAATGGTTGTCGCAAGCGATCGATGAAACTTTGACAAAACCGTATGAACCGGCAGCATTGATTTCATTGGTAAAACGTATGATTCAACCGGGTTGGTTGTCCCCTGAACAAGAAATGAATCTACCATCAGGATTCGATGAGAGCTTTTTACTCGAACAAGCCCGGGGTGATTATCATATCGCCTATGAACTAATCGGGACTTTTACTCGTAAAGCCCGGGAATATCTGGCGGAAATCGAACGGGAGTTGTCTTCGGATGAAAACGAAAGGCTCTATGCCCTGATCAGTACTTTGGGTGATGAGGCTAATGAGATCGGTTTTTACGATCTGTCGGAATTGACTGAAAATCTCCGAAAAGCGGTCATGGACGACGATACCCTGACTATGGATGAATCGATGAAACGAATTGAACGTCTGGTGAAGAAGATCACTATCCATGTAACCACCGAAAAAACGAGTGTGTCGTGA
- the motA gene encoding flagellar motor stator protein MotA — MFIFIGAAIVIGCVLGGFVWHGGQIMALNQPNEVLIIGGAALGSLLISTPLPTVKAMVGQIKGVMGGGMKKQDYLDLLVMMFEVFNVARRDGLVGLESHIEHPEESEIFQRYPKFLKNHHALAFFADTMRVIISGAVQPHDLEDLMDSDIEACHEEEMQPPDSLNAVSDSLPGLGIVAAVLGIVITMAKLDGPPSEIGHSVASALVGTFLGILMCYGFVGPLAASMKHRVFENRQYLTCMKHALLAFNKGVAGVIAVEFARRALFMDVRPDFLELESACNAAKKR, encoded by the coding sequence ATGTTTATATTCATCGGCGCAGCAATTGTAATCGGGTGCGTTTTGGGTGGTTTCGTCTGGCACGGCGGCCAGATCATGGCTCTCAATCAGCCGAATGAAGTTTTGATCATCGGTGGTGCGGCGCTGGGCTCACTCCTGATTTCCACCCCGTTGCCAACCGTAAAAGCCATGGTCGGACAGATTAAGGGCGTCATGGGGGGAGGAATGAAAAAGCAGGATTACCTTGACCTGCTGGTTATGATGTTCGAAGTATTCAATGTTGCCCGCCGCGACGGACTGGTCGGTCTCGAAAGCCATATCGAGCATCCCGAAGAATCCGAGATATTTCAGCGCTATCCCAAGTTTCTAAAAAATCACCATGCTCTGGCATTTTTCGCCGATACCATGCGGGTTATTATCTCCGGTGCGGTCCAGCCACACGATCTGGAAGACCTGATGGACTCCGATATCGAAGCCTGTCATGAAGAAGAAATGCAACCGCCGGATTCGCTCAACGCTGTATCCGACTCGCTGCCCGGCCTTGGAATCGTGGCGGCGGTATTGGGTATCGTTATTACAATGGCCAAGCTCGACGGTCCGCCGTCGGAGATCGGCCATTCGGTAGCCTCGGCTCTGGTCGGGACGTTCCTCGGCATTCTGATGTGTTATGGCTTCGTCGGCCCCCTGGCGGCTTCGATGAAACACCGGGTGTTCGAGAACCGCCAGTATCTGACCTGTATGAAACATGCCCTGCTGGCCTTCAATAAAGGTGTCGCCGGTGTGATCGCAGTCGAATTCGCTCGTCGTGCTCTTTTTATGGATGTCCGACCGGACTTCCTCGAACTTGAGTCCGCCTGTAATGCTGCCAAGAAGAGGTAG
- a CDS encoding response regulator: MKILLVEDEPISAKVLTNALNQGNHEVLLATSGLEAYRLLSTSDDIDLVISDIIMPGVDGLQLIQRIKDEPRLNHIPVVLTTASTDSKTVLQGLHLGATDFIAKPFDVVALGDKLKKIEQGLRSGVLVVENEKIVRNLLLQILHREGYYAVGVESGPEALDMLKSNKRICLVLTDIFMEPMSGEDLLMEIKKVNESMPVVLMTGNTSQFTAEKAAALGAAGYLTKPFNRDEIIRVIMPCLRTRPAAQSSL, encoded by the coding sequence GTGAAGATACTATTAGTCGAAGACGAACCAATTTCAGCGAAGGTCCTGACCAATGCGCTGAACCAGGGGAACCATGAAGTCCTGCTGGCGACATCGGGTTTGGAGGCATATCGCTTATTGTCCACGAGCGATGATATCGACCTGGTTATCTCAGACATTATCATGCCGGGGGTCGACGGCCTGCAGTTGATTCAGCGCATTAAAGATGAACCGCGCCTGAATCATATTCCAGTGGTTCTCACCACCGCGTCAACGGATTCAAAGACCGTTTTACAAGGACTACACCTGGGAGCCACGGATTTTATTGCCAAGCCGTTTGATGTCGTTGCGCTTGGAGATAAACTGAAGAAAATTGAGCAAGGTCTCCGCAGCGGGGTGTTGGTCGTGGAAAATGAAAAGATCGTCAGAAACCTGCTCCTGCAAATTCTCCATCGGGAAGGATATTACGCTGTCGGCGTTGAATCCGGACCGGAAGCGTTGGATATGCTCAAATCCAATAAGCGGATATGCCTGGTGTTGACCGACATTTTTATGGAACCGATGTCGGGCGAGGACCTCCTCATGGAAATTAAAAAGGTTAATGAGTCGATGCCGGTGGTTTTGATGACCGGTAATACCAGCCAATTCACCGCTGAAAAGGCAGCCGCGCTCGGGGCAGCGGGATATCTGACTAAGCCGTTCAACCGCGACGAGATAATCAGGGTAATAATGCCCTGTTTGAGAACTAGACCAGCGGCTCAGTCATCTCTCTGA
- the mfd gene encoding transcription-repair coupling factor: MKAIAVKENRRIDAVAARFTGSDRFLKLIERIRTDVPDCVTVTGLAGSTPSLLISSLYNTLTRPILVVTEGPDEASHLYDDLAALMGENQVGHFPARQILPYDFRAPVGEILGRRISTLSTLVSGHLPVTVCSVRSLMEPTIDIDFLRSSQVSFRRGAEIDLDDLIDRLVQLGYRRVPIVEEVGDFAVRGGLIDLFTPGAESPIRVELFGDEVDTIREFDVATQRTTGRIDEVSLLPKREIPITQDTLENYLERLPQEDGDFIRLRYLNDPELPGLEWLSILFGMKSGRLTDYLPDNCLIYFQAEGNLRTAAEVVMDEAETLRKRLTGRLSRLPNPEEYYTPPEILFTGLAHSKRIDQVPFRGGRADIIDFGCQSHPSLGSRLDLLGETVREFEALGLTYFVATDTEGQAARLAELIADKSGLDFDPPLDVINLHGGFVNRRDGYAVLTDHEIFSRYHRRIRRKKFKEGVAISDYANLNPGDFVVHTEYGIARYLGLKTITVDQKNRDCLLLQYAEKDKLYVPIEEFNRVSKYSGKDSAPALTRLGGPAWEKLKKKTKKAIADMAADLIKLYAERRAQAGYNFGPDTVWLKQLETSFPYDETPDQMKAINDVKRDMAEDKPMDRLICGDVGYGKTEVAVRAAFKAVEQGKQVAVLVPTTILAQQHFQTFSERLHEFPVRVEMLSRFKTRKEQLEIVDELAEGKVDLVIGTHRLFSKDVFFKDLGLLIVDEEHRFGVRHKEKLRQLKASVDTISMTATPIPRTLQMALMGARDMSLITTSPKDRLPISTEVVEFDPAIIATAVLREIDRGGQVFFVHNRVQTIEAMYRYLKKVVPQAEIGIAHGQMHEKSLEGIMLAFMSGRYNVLLCTSIIESGLDIPSANTIIINRADRFGLAQLYQIRGRVGRSARRAYAYLLSPPTRLMSADAVKRLRALEAHSDLGSGFALAMRDLEIRGAGTILGARQSGFIEEIGYDMYTRLLEEAIAEVQGKQIHRLPEVKMELDAELHLSDRYINDRHQKVDIYRRLADCTTLDAVEKLRDEVRDRFGRLPRSADNLFDAAAVKVSAAVLEMEKVKLKRGMANLFFKPDRKLERREVEALRKATDQPMEFSLIGHPQVMIDLSSVNAEQRLSYLRGVLGKI; this comes from the coding sequence ATGAAAGCCATAGCGGTTAAAGAAAACCGGCGTATTGATGCTGTTGCCGCACGTTTTACCGGTTCCGACAGGTTCTTAAAGTTGATAGAGCGCATCAGGACCGACGTTCCCGATTGCGTCACGGTTACGGGACTGGCCGGCTCCACCCCTTCATTGCTGATCAGCAGCCTGTACAATACCCTCACAAGACCGATCCTGGTAGTGACCGAAGGTCCCGATGAAGCCAGTCATCTTTACGATGACCTCGCGGCTCTGATGGGTGAAAACCAGGTGGGGCATTTCCCGGCCCGGCAGATTCTTCCTTATGACTTCCGCGCTCCGGTGGGCGAAATCCTGGGACGCCGTATTTCCACACTGTCGACCTTGGTGTCCGGCCATCTGCCCGTGACAGTCTGTTCGGTGCGGTCATTGATGGAACCGACGATTGATATCGACTTCCTTCGTTCCAGTCAGGTCAGTTTCCGACGCGGAGCGGAGATCGATCTGGATGATCTGATTGACCGATTGGTGCAACTCGGTTATCGTCGTGTTCCGATCGTCGAGGAAGTGGGTGATTTTGCAGTTCGCGGTGGATTGATCGACTTGTTTACGCCGGGCGCGGAAAGCCCGATCCGAGTCGAGTTATTCGGCGACGAGGTGGATACAATCCGTGAGTTCGATGTCGCTACCCAGCGTACTACCGGCCGGATTGACGAAGTCAGCCTTTTACCTAAACGTGAAATCCCGATTACTCAGGACACTCTCGAAAATTATCTCGAACGCCTCCCGCAGGAAGACGGCGATTTTATCCGTTTACGCTACCTCAACGATCCCGAGCTGCCGGGTTTGGAATGGCTCTCGATATTATTTGGTATGAAAAGCGGTCGCCTGACCGATTATTTGCCCGACAATTGTCTGATATATTTCCAGGCGGAAGGGAATCTTCGCACCGCCGCTGAAGTAGTCATGGACGAGGCGGAAACGTTGCGCAAGCGTTTAACCGGCCGACTGAGTCGTCTCCCGAATCCTGAGGAATACTACACTCCCCCTGAAATTCTATTCACCGGACTGGCGCACTCGAAACGAATTGACCAGGTGCCGTTTCGAGGCGGCCGCGCCGACATTATCGACTTCGGCTGCCAGTCGCATCCCTCTCTCGGTTCGCGCCTGGACCTGCTGGGCGAAACGGTCCGCGAGTTCGAGGCGTTGGGACTGACTTATTTCGTGGCGACCGATACCGAAGGTCAGGCCGCCCGACTGGCGGAGTTAATCGCCGACAAATCCGGGCTCGATTTTGATCCGCCGTTGGATGTAATCAACCTGCACGGCGGGTTCGTTAACCGCCGCGACGGCTATGCCGTCCTGACCGACCATGAGATTTTCAGTCGTTATCATCGGCGAATACGGCGTAAGAAGTTCAAAGAAGGCGTAGCGATTTCCGACTATGCCAACCTCAACCCCGGTGATTTCGTGGTTCACACCGAATACGGTATTGCCCGTTATCTCGGATTAAAAACGATTACGGTCGATCAGAAAAACCGCGACTGCCTGTTGCTTCAATACGCCGAGAAAGACAAGCTGTACGTCCCGATCGAGGAATTCAACCGCGTTTCAAAATACTCCGGTAAAGATTCCGCCCCGGCGCTGACCCGGCTCGGAGGTCCCGCCTGGGAGAAACTCAAGAAAAAGACCAAGAAGGCGATTGCCGACATGGCGGCCGACCTGATCAAACTCTACGCCGAACGGCGGGCGCAGGCGGGTTACAATTTCGGTCCGGATACAGTCTGGCTCAAACAGCTCGAGACCTCGTTCCCTTACGATGAAACTCCCGACCAGATGAAAGCGATCAACGACGTCAAACGCGATATGGCCGAGGACAAACCGATGGATCGCCTGATCTGCGGTGATGTCGGCTACGGTAAAACCGAAGTGGCGGTGCGAGCGGCATTCAAAGCAGTCGAGCAGGGTAAACAGGTAGCGGTGCTGGTCCCCACCACGATTTTAGCCCAGCAGCATTTCCAGACATTTTCGGAGCGGCTGCATGAATTTCCGGTGCGGGTGGAGATGCTCTCCCGGTTCAAGACGCGCAAAGAGCAACTCGAGATCGTGGACGAACTGGCCGAGGGAAAAGTCGATCTGGTGATCGGCACCCATCGTCTTTTTTCGAAGGATGTGTTTTTCAAGGATTTGGGACTGCTTATTGTCGATGAGGAACACCGTTTCGGCGTCCGTCATAAGGAGAAACTGCGTCAGCTCAAAGCCTCCGTGGACACGATCAGCATGACGGCCACGCCGATCCCGCGCACGCTGCAAATGGCTTTGATGGGTGCGCGCGACATGAGCCTCATTACCACCTCACCCAAGGATCGTCTGCCGATTTCGACCGAGGTGGTAGAGTTCGATCCGGCTATTATTGCGACGGCCGTACTGCGTGAGATCGACCGCGGCGGGCAGGTGTTTTTTGTCCACAACCGGGTACAGACAATCGAGGCGATGTATCGCTATCTCAAGAAAGTGGTGCCGCAGGCCGAAATCGGGATCGCTCATGGTCAGATGCACGAAAAATCGCTCGAAGGAATCATGCTGGCGTTCATGTCCGGCCGCTACAACGTTTTGTTATGCACCTCGATCATCGAGTCCGGGCTGGACATCCCCTCGGCCAACACGATCATTATCAACCGTGCCGACCGGTTCGGGCTGGCTCAGCTTTATCAAATTCGCGGTCGGGTCGGTCGTTCGGCCCGGCGGGCCTATGCCTACCTGTTGAGTCCGCCGACACGGCTGATGTCGGCCGATGCCGTCAAACGGTTGCGGGCGCTCGAAGCCCATTCCGATCTGGGCTCGGGCTTTGCCCTGGCCATGCGCGATCTGGAAATTCGCGGCGCGGGAACGATCCTCGGTGCGAGGCAATCCGGTTTTATTGAGGAAATCGGTTACGATATGTATACCCGCCTGCTCGAAGAGGCGATTGCCGAGGTTCAGGGGAAACAGATCCATCGGTTGCCCGAGGTCAAGATGGAGTTGGACGCCGAGTTGCACCTGAGCGACCGGTATATCAACGACCGCCATCAAAAAGTAGATATCTACCGTCGCCTGGCCGACTGCACCACCCTCGATGCCGTCGAAAAGCTGCGCGATGAGGTCCGCGACCGTTTCGGGAGACTCCCTCGTTCGGCTGACAACCTGTTCGATGCTGCGGCGGTCAAGGTCTCAGCAGCCGTTCTTGAAATGGAAAAGGTCAAGCTGAAGCGGGGCATGGCCAATCTGTTTTTCAAACCGGATCGCAAGCTCGAACGGCGCGAAGTGGAAGCCCTCCGGAAGGCCACCGACCAGCCGATGGAGTTCTCGCTGATCGGTCATCCGCAAGTAATGATTGACCTTTCGAGTGTCAATGCCGAGCAGCGCCTGTCTTATTTACGAGGCGTGCTCGGCAAAATCTGA